The DNA sequence CATCTTTACATCCTACCTCAATCAAATATGTTGTCAGGATTAGGTTTATTGTGTTTAAGGTTTGAACACAATATTTTCTCAGAAATGTACCATTTCATCTGTGGTATTGTGAGTGATTTTGATGGTCTGAAAAGTATCTTCATTCTCCTTTCTTTTGAGAATAGCTGGTCTTTTTTATTGGATCTTATTTGTCATCTCTTTCCTCTGAAATGATCCAAGAGATGGTTATGGATCATCTTCCTGATGTCTCGTCTGTCTCCCTGCTGTATTATTGGCAGCATGTTTCTTCTAATCACATGTCTGTTTTCCTGTTCACTAGGTCTGTTATTCCTTAGACCCTTAATTCTAGGATTTCTTTCATTACACCCTTTATCCAAACCAAAAATTTTTGGCCCAATCTGAGAGAACTATGATATGACAAGAATGGAATGCATCAAAAGGTAGTGGAAGTAAAAGATCATACAACAAATTTTGTATGATGTTTCTTTCTGCCAGTCAGGTTTAGTACCTGGTCTTTCATGTATTCTaatatttgtgtgcgtgtgcgcgtgcgcgtgtgtgcgtgtgtgcaacacattgatgagacaaaacattatgaacactcacaggtgaagagaattacactgatcatctcctaacaagggcacatgtcaaggacTGGGTAAATTAGATGGTAAGTGGACAATCAGTTCACGTAGTCAATgagttggatgcaggagaaatgggcaggagtaaagacctgagcgacttagACAAGGGCCACATTTCTATGGCcggacgactgggtcagagcatctctgaaatggtaAGGCTTGTGGGGtcctcccggtcagcagtggtgattacctactgacagtggtctgaggagggacaaaccggCAACATGGTGTTgagcgcccaaggctcatcgatgcatGAGGGCAACGAGGGCTATCCCTCTGGTCcgaaccgacagaaggtctactgtggcacagaaaatattaatgatggttacaggagtaatgtgtcacaacacacaatgcattgcacCCTGCTGTGTATAGGGCagcgtagccgcagaccggtCAGTGTTCACGATGACCCCTGTACCATCGTTGAGAGCACCAACAATTGGCACGAGCGTCataactggaccttggagcagtggaagaaggttgcctggtctgatgagacccgTTTCCTTTTACATGACGTGGACGGCTGAATGTGTGCagcgtttacctggggaagtgaagACACCAAGACGACCAGCCGGTGGAGGGGTTGTGATGCTCTGGGCGATGTTCTGCGTGGAACCCCTGGATTCAGGCATCCAGGCGGACGTCAAATTTGTACACGTGCCAcatacctaaacattgttgcagaccaggtacaccccttcaggGCAATGTCTGCTGCTAATGGttggtaccagataccacaggacaccatcAGGGGTCCATGCCTCGGAGGGTCGGCACTGTTTTGTTGGCACGCAGAGGACCAACGGCATAtttggcaggtggtcataatgttttgatgtgtgtgtgatacacattttcaaatcagGCAACCCAACAtagtttgggaaacactgatctgAAAGGTTATGTGACAAACGCTTAGTGAGAGTTTACTTTTTGGTAACCTTCCTACAGAAGCCGCTCCCCAACCAGAAGAGGGGGCGTGTCTGAACCTGGGAGCGCTCCAGCAGGTTCTGCTGGATGAGGAGTTAGCCAGGAGgttgcaggaggaggaggaggacaggttGCTGAGGAGGGTATGTATTGGCTGTTTTGCCAGTTCACATCCTATTGTTTTACTGGTCTTAACGTCTCTCCCCACTGGTTCATTGTTGCAGGGCTCTCCAGCCTGCCCCTCTCCATTACATGACACCTACACAGAGGGAGACTTCAGAGTCGCACAAGTGGCACAGGATGAGGTAAGCTACAGAGCTGGTCTGTCTCAACACCAACCAAAATGTGGCTATGAATTTGGGAGTGTTACACTAAATTAACCTCTAACTAGATGTGTAATCCCAGttaatgtcattttctttttgttagcACAAGTCATAGGCATAACCCTACTGCCAATGCAGACCTCAATGGCTACGTTTCATGACGAGGCTAATGACCCTTCTTGGTCACTCTGTCCTCTGGCAGGAAATAGCCCGCTTCATGCAGAAACAGGAAATGAAGTCAAAACGCCGGTCATGTGACCTTGATTGTCCAGGGTCATGGCGGGACAAGGATTTGGCTGACCCCTACGACAGGAGAACTGCCAGAGAGAGACCGGTAGAGCCTTCTAGTTTAGTGAGCCATTGCCTACATACTGTGAAATGTTAATTGTGACATTATATCTCAAAGTAACTGAGGTACATTGCCTGTTGAAAGTCTACACCCTCCTGAATTCACACATTTTGTCAGTGCCTCggtttcattcattttaattaggGGGTTTCCACTTAAATAAACCGCATACTATAGATTAGATCAAATGTATAGATTAAAAAGCAAAACTGAATTATCAAAATTGAATAAGTCCCCCTGAGTCAAAACGTGGTGGAACTGTTGTTGGATCGGTCTAGCAACTTCAGGGGGTGTAGTCTCACTATAGCCAATGTAATTGTTCCTGTAGTTGATTGTTCTTTCTCGTGTCTCTCTCCAGCGAGAGAGACTGGACTCTGAAGGCCTTCAGTCACCTACTGAAGAGTGCTTTCCAGACTACCAGGACCTAAGCCCCACCTCTTCAACACCGTAAGTCATTCCTCTGTTCTAGAATTCTGGGAAATTCCAGTCTGACTGATTGTCATTTGGTAAGTATGGGACTTTTGGTGGCCTCCAGGTGGCTTAGCCATCAAAGGTGCTCTTCTGTGGCCCCAGGATTACACTCACTGTCACGCCTTGCCTGTGCTGCTAGCTGATGAGTGGTTGGGAACCCCCATGGGTGATGTCCATTGGCTAGCATTGCTCAGGTCTTAAGATTGTTTATGGTCTTAAGTTCTGTATTTCAACCAACTACCACAAATATCTACACAGATCACAGCAGCCCCATAGAAACATTGCAGAGGAACTGGACCCAACATTCAAGGCGAGGAGGCGAGGCAAGGAGAGTGTCGGAGCGGGACCAACTATCCCTGGTAGGAATAATGTGATACCTGTCATATATGTCATATAGAGTACAGTTCGTTAAAAGACCTTctcttgttgtttttcttcatagGCTTATCCTCCAGTCAGTCTCATCCAGCCCCCCACTCAGGCTTACATGAGTCTATGGAAGAGCCCACATTTGTCCCACCCACTAAGAGGCAGAGTGAAAAATCAGGACATGGCAAAtccaaagagaaaaaggagaatTGCAAACATCAGTGATGTCATATTTGGAGACACTAGTTCTGGCCGTATCAGAAAAACCTGCTCTCCATTCCATCCCTCACTACTTTCTTTAGTCCCAAGAGGACACTCTCCACAAACCtttataatcattattattattattaatattattgttgttattcttACTTTGTTTTCCAAGCTAGCACTTTAACCAGACAATTGATTTGGTTTCTGTTGAAATAACTCTTGTAAATAAGAACCATTTGGTGTTCATATAAACCCTGAAATATCAAAGGGAAAAATTATAACTTATCTGCCAATAATctcttattttgtgtgtttagaGTAAGTTACTATAAATCAGTATGCTATACTGATagaatgttttcttattttctattAGTATGGGCACACAGCCAACCATATCTGACAGACTATACGATACCTCTGCAATATCTTTTTGTTTGCTGTTATGACATTTATATTCTGCTGTACTTTTCACTTCAGTAATACAGTGTTTGCCCTGTATGCTTAATGTGCATGGTAGAATACTGAGTCATCGGGATCCTACCCTGGGATTTCCACACTGTGCTGGTGCCGTCCTACACTAAACTCTACATCTGAAAGGTTTACAGTAAGGCTTGTTAGTAAACACTGCTTTATTGTATAATATGAGATTGTTTTACAATTCACTTAATGTTGGCCACTATTTTAAGAGTTGTCATTAAAAATTATTGGCAGATTATTTGAAAAAGACTAAAATAGAAACTAAAGCAATGACCTGTATTGTAATTCAAAGGAATCAGTCCAAATTCCCCCCCCAATACAAtgctcaaaacaattaaagGGAACTCTATGTATTTATGTAAGAATACAGAGTTGATTCTCTCAAAACATGACAACCCCAAATCTCATGTTCGGAAAGTATATGGGCTCCGGAATGGGAAAATTTCTATATACATAGTATTTCTAGATGATCTCACCCGTTATACAGTTTGGTGTTAAAATTCCAGCTACCGATATgctcagttttcaccaatgaaCAAGCGCTAATTTCCAGAGAGAACAGGCACAAAACAGGTTGTACAAAGTAACAGCCTACTCCCAAATGTATACTGACTTGATGCTTGTTTCAAATGCCagtaataaaaatgtagttGTATTTTCACACatgtatatttacacatttcttATAGCTTTatcatacttttttatttgtctttctgtttgcaaaaacaaattaaaaatgcaATCACAAGTACTGTGTACTACTATACACATACTTAACCAGTATAACATCAAGTCAAATAAATGTCATTCtttccagttaggaagcataagcgattgtgaatcaatgtcaccttgtttggtgcaaattaaagtgacaacaggtgcactggagaggcaactgcaagacaacccccagaaattgaatggttttgcaggtcgTGGCTACAGACACTTgcgctctccttatccttctctagtgtccttgtcactactggtagcataaggcggtacctgcagcccattcaggttgcacaggtaatccggctcctccatgatgacacaTTCACATGTGCTGtcacaaggtttgctgtgtctcccagtacagtctcaagagcatggagatgtactgccagagccctacaaaaggatctccagcaggctactggtgtgcatgtctTTGACCAAACTGtctgaaacagactccatgagagcccaacatcctctagtgggaccagtgctcacagcccagcattgtgcagctcgattggctttcgccagagaacaccaaagTTGGCATGtccaccattggcgccctgttctccgtagatgagagcaggttcacactgagcatgtgacagatgtgaaagggtctggagacgctgtggtgaattatgcttatgctgcctgcaacatcatccagcatgaccggtttggcagtgggtcagtgatggtttggggaggcatccttggagggtcgcacagacctccatgtgctagccaatgataccctgactgctgttaggtaccaggatgaaatcctcagaaccATCATCAGACttggttcctcctggtgcaggacaatgcccgacCTCATGTGGCTAGAGTGTCTAGGCAGTTCATGGgagacgaaggcattgatgccattgactggccctcacattccccagacctgaatccaattgagaacatcTGGGAGGTTATGTATCTGTGCATCCGACaacgccaagtagcgccacagactgtcctggagctcactgatgccctgatccaggtctgggagagaGACAACAGTTTTTTGGCCAAAACTCACCCATAAAGACAAAGATCAACCACcatattttacaatgttttttcccccttctgtACAGGGTCTTTGGAAAGCATTCAAATGTCTATTTAGACTGAattaataaatgattaaatgcccacaatctacacacaataacccataatgagaaagcaaaaacattttttacagtATAAATAAGTATCTCGTACATAAGTATTCCTTTGCGTAAGTATTGCTTTGCAATGAGACCCCAAATTGGGGTGCTTCCTGTTTCCtgtgatcatccttgagatgtctctagaacttgagtTAATCTGTTCTAAATTGAAATGATGGGAGCAAACACCAAGCCGTGACGTCCAAGGAAATCTAGAGCTCTGTGATTGTGTGGAGGCATAGATCTGGTGAAGGTTTTTAAAAAGAATAGCTGAAGCGTTGAAAGAACTGGATTAAGAGCTGTTGGTCCATAGTatcaattccaaaatgtttatttgcctttggagtctttTAGTGTTTACCCTTTTTTACTGATCTTTATCAGTGGTGCCACTCATTTTCGAGGTGACTATGCCTATGCTGTTTCATACCATGAACATTTATAATTCCGTTCTTCGGTTAAAATACAAGCACTGATATTACTAGTGAAACACTACGTGCACAGGTGTTGGTGCGCTCAGCTTTCTCTGACCTGAATACAACACCCATGACACGTCAGTATTTGTGACTTTCCATCTCGAAGTGGAAAATGCTGACAAAAGAAATGTGCTGTACAATTTTTCTGATGATGAAAATGATATTTCAAAATAATCAGCAAGTGTTCACGTGGCCTAGATAAAATCATGCCAGTCGTTTTTAGCATTGTTAAAACAAAAGACAACCCTGTTTAATTGACTTAAATTTTCtttaatggaaatgttttagAAATATTACTTATCAGCAAACTCTTTGAAAAGACATgtaatacaaaacacaaaaacagtatGCCTTAATCTACTATCTTCACAAGCGTTTGTCATCTGTTATGTGACTGATTCCAAAAGCCTTGTCATCAAGGTCGATCAGACAGTATTCTGTGGCGGCGGTGACTAATTCACACTCACTACTGTATGTAGTTGCGCCCCATGTATGTGGCTTGATATTTTCCACCATATAGGCCTTTAGTATAACTGTGAAGTTCCATTTCAATGGGCTACGCATGTCACACTAGAGATATACAGATACACTGGTGTGTGAACCAAATTCCAATGTGATTATTCCTTATTGTACTCATGAGTAGTTACTGTTACATTAGAGATCTGGTGGATGTTTGTACAGGGGTACAGGTGCTCCTGCAGGGAGTTTGTTTTCCAGACCCACAGACTTCAGTCAAGAACCTGTAACATTTTCCAAGTGACAGGactataaaattacatttaatatacagCTTTACATCTCAAGCAGATGTGAAACATTTAATCACAGTCATTAACTCATGAGAAAACACACCTAATattttgaaacccttaatttacAAATAACACTACTTGTTCTGGATTTACGGCTCCTGAATGGTGCCGTGTTAAAATCACCTTACAGTAGAGATGCACTATTGCGACCCAGGTGTATATATTAATCATAGTCCGACAGTCCACAGGGGGGCATCAGACTAGCCCTACCCGGGTTTGTGTCAACTCGTTGCGCACTAGAGGTTCTATGTGGCAGGACAGGCACCTGTTAGCTCAATCGTGGTAGTTGGCAGGAGAATGCGCTCTCCTCTTGGCTAATGTTCTAGTTGAATACTTGGTGAAATGGTATAATAAGAAGCTGAACAGCTTGCCAACATGTGCATCAGAGGACCCGTGCCTTATTCTTCAACTCTTTCAAACATACTGGAAGTACTTGTGATGAAGCTAGAcgataaaaatgttttatagtatGATTGCAAATCAAGTGAACCTGTAACCTAATGTCATGGCATGCTGGCTTAAGTAAGGCCACATTTTTTTCAATGTGGATTTTCTACATTGTAAGTTCAGCGCAATTGACATTGGTATTAGTTATTTAAATTCTCCCATGACCTTAAGCAAACTTAAGTTAAAAGGAATATCCTATGCTAGAGTATTCCCTGTCCTTCAGTAAAACGGAAATTCCAGACTCTTCATTTTCTGGAAGTTGAAAACAAGCTGCCTTCctgacactcacacagaaaaacTACTTCAGTACTGTATCATTGGAATTCATGTAATTTTAAAGAAAGTGCTAAGACTACTTTGTGTTTCTAAATGTGTTCATACTTCAGGTTACATTATGTTAAATAGGGGTTTTCACTTTAGCTCAGTAGCTGTAGGCAGCTGGGGTTTAGTCTTACAGGAAATACGCAAATATAATGAGCCAGTGGGAGGGCTGGGGGCTGCCACAAACCTAACAGTCTGTGGTTTCTCAGCTGTTCATACATCCACTGGCCCATTCATACTTCAGCACGTACTAATGTCAAGTCTTGTATTTTTATCACATTTAGGTCATTTACATTTAGACAGATATTAACAGGAAAACTGAGCTTATAAAACCCAGACATGCAAAAGTATGTAAATACTAGTACTGgtctagctacagtagctgttCTTGAAAACATCAATGTTCCTCCTAAAAGCTTCTCTGTCAGTACTGACATTTCTCAGCTGGTTTACTACTGGCATTTGTAATGAATGTGCTTACTAACAAAAAGTCAGGTTTTATATGAAACTCAACATTCACACTTAAATATGTCTGTAAGATAAGAAAATTGCTGAGGTATTGAAGAGTCACAAATGCTGAAAGATTCTTGAGTCACTCACTGTTTTAGTGCCACTGACCAGCATTATCAGTCAGGCCAAGTCCAACTGTACAGGAACGAGGCCTTGAATACGGATGTCAGAGTGCTACTGTGAGGTAGTGATCTGTAGACACGGCCCACTGTTGATCACACGCTCAGTAGTTTGGTCTCAGAGTCCTGGGAGTGTAGGCTTTCAGAGCTGCTACCCTGCTCCTGTTGTGGTTGGTGGAAACTGACATCTATAAGGGTCCTGGGATCATCTGAGACAGAATGAAGGGGGGTTGAAGGGGTTGGCAGTTGAATTGTGGCCATCtcagatgtgtttgttttacattttaggactCCAGTTTGAAAGCTGACAAAATAAGACTGAACTACCTGTAGGAGGCGTTGGTTCAACAAGGGTTTTCTCAATGACAGCTGGCCGTTTAGAAGTTGTCAAATTATGTTTGATGATGAGCAGGAAACATATGACAAGGATGATGAATAAGACACAAAATGTTGTCAAAGCCAAAACCACCACGCGGTCatctgagagaaagagaggcttTGTCATCATTCTTTTTCAAACGTGGTAATATTTGAGTATCAGTTTTGTCACAGGACAGATTAACAGTTCTTACCCTTAGAGTCTGACCCTTTTGTAGGTAATGTGATCACCTCAGGTTTAGGAATGGCAGGGTGGCACTGGATGTCACTCACTGAatttccagaaaacacaatttctTCACCAAGATTGGGACACCTAGTCCAGAGGTAGAGATACATATTGAGGATTCCCTTTAATTATTCATATATTAGTGAATTAGCGGGTAGATCAAAACTTACTTTTTGGTCCAAGGTCTGCACTTTGCATGGATTTGGTCATTGAAGTTCCCATGTGTACAATTACTGCAGGACCCTGTGGAGATAAACGTACGTGGGTGAGGCTTGGTGAACAGCTTTCATGTATCATCACCTAGTGTGTAATGTCAGCGTTACTTCATTGTCTGCAGGTAGAAATGTGTCTTACGGGCTTGATTGGGCTCCTGGCCCTTGCCACACTCCTCAACACAGAAGGAGCATTCAACATCACCACAGCGGAATCCTTTCTTACAGTCACACTCTGTGTCCTTGGTTTGTGTACAAGCCTTCTTAAGGACCTGGGCGCCACCTATGTGCACAGACACGAATGATAAAGAGGAGTAAAATGaattatgatttaaaacatCTAACAATGAACATTTCAGCATGCAATGTTAGAAGTGCAGCTACCCTCGTGACATACCTACACACTGAGTACACCAGAGACAGGCATCAGCTTTAGGGTTTGTTGTGTAGGTCCCATCTTTACAGGGAACACACAGCGTTTTAGGGTCAGGACCACAGGTATTCACAAGACGGTTTCCTACATATAGACCAACAGAAAGacattaatacattaatatagggtgaacatttttataattcatCTGATCTCCACTTGATTGTTATCCGCCCATCCTCCAATGTGGTATTATCAGAAGCCACTGAAACTGACCTGGGTCACAGAGTGAAACCACTGAAAAGGAAATGCCATTTAATTCACAATCTGGGAAACATTACACTTCACTAAGAAATAAATAACGAAAAATAACAAAGCCAGAAGAAACGTCTGCTTTAGAATCACCGACAACAAAAGCCATAATTACAACCCAAATTCTTGGTTACTGACGGGAttcattattaaataatatgaattacattacatttgttcTAAAAACCTACCTGGAAAGCACTTGTTACAGCAGACGACAGTGTCATGGGTACGCCAATCCATACAGCCTGTCTCCATCTCACCAGAAACACTGTGACTCACGGACCCCAGAGTGAACAGACAGATCAAAAGTATACTGAAGACCAGCTCTACAGGCATCTCTCACAGGCGTATCTCCAACCAGACAGACAATTCAGGAACAAAGCAGGGCTACGGGTTCCAGACGACAGGAGTTAAGATGAAAAATCTAAATCGTTTTGACAATAGTATTCGAACACTTGAAAGCACTTGTTTCCAGACCGGCCtgagtattagtagtagtagaagaGTTCGGCGATTCAATTAGTTTAAAGGCTCGCCTACAGTAGCCACGATGACGTCAGACAAATTCGAACCTGCCCCCTGAACGTAAAAAACCCCCCAACAAGGCAtggttttaaataatatataatgtttttaatcacAGTTTTTGTTGAAAACGTCCAAAGAAACTAACAACCTCACCTTCtgtcacagtttatttctacaTAGATGATTAAGTAGAATATCGTTGGTGAACAGCAGCTGAACACTCAAACGATTCGTTCTAAGGTTCATGTGAAAGTATATGTTTTGGTTCTACAAAGCAGTCCGCCGATAACATTAAAAAATCTGGCAATTTGATTAGTTTTCGCACCTCTTTTTACTAACTCGAGAATAATGACTCGTTCAACAGTGTCGTTCATTCCAACTGCGGTGGATTTCAACAAAAATGATTTTACCAATGCCAAATATCACTAAAAAGAATTAATATTCAGTAACAAAAAGCTGTATTTTACCTTTTGTCGTACTCTGTACAGTGTGCACTCTCTAAAGTGTGATACAGCATTGTAACTTCCCTACAGTCATTATTGAATTCTTAGCTACTATTGATGCGGTGAATTTGGGCGGGACCTGATGCCAGGCTCATTCATGGGTAAGCCATGATAACAATCATTGTGGCTTGAATTTAATCTAAAAT is a window from the Esox lucius isolate fEsoLuc1 chromosome 12, fEsoLuc1.pri, whole genome shotgun sequence genome containing:
- the tnfrsf9a gene encoding tumor necrosis factor receptor superfamily member 9a; this translates as MPVELVFSILLICLFTLGSVSHSVSGEMETGCMDWRTHDTVVCCNKCFPGNRLVNTCGPDPKTLCVPCKDGTYTTNPKADACLWCTQCVGGAQVLKKACTQTKDTECDCKKGFRCGDVECSFCVEECGKGQEPNQARSCSNCTHGNFNDQIHAKCRPWTKKCPNLGEEIVFSGNSVSDIQCHPAIPKPEVITLPTKGSDSKDDRVVVLALTTFCVLFIILVICFLLIIKHNLTTSKRPAVIEKTLVEPTPPTDDPRTLIDVSFHQPQQEQGSSSESLHSQDSETKLLSV